One segment of Deltaproteobacteria bacterium DNA contains the following:
- a CDS encoding ABC transporter ATP-binding protein: MSQPLVTVRNLDKFFINNEHHVEVLKGLDLDLWKQDTLAVVGASGTGKSTLLHILGTLDRPSGGQVLFEGRNIFEQPARDLDRFRNQKIGFVFQFHHLLPEFTALENTMMPLLIARDSKQGAQEKAEDILAQLGLKDRLSHRIGELSGGEQQRVAIARSLIKSPQLILADEPTGNLDRKTGEQIIELFLQLNQEKGVTFLMVTHNLDLSKRFRRNVEIVDGKANEILTE, from the coding sequence ATGTCTCAACCCCTGGTTACGGTCAGAAATTTAGATAAATTTTTTATCAACAACGAGCATCACGTTGAAGTGCTGAAAGGTCTTGATCTGGATTTATGGAAGCAGGATACCCTGGCCGTGGTGGGGGCTTCAGGAACCGGGAAATCCACATTATTGCACATCCTGGGAACCCTGGATCGGCCTTCCGGTGGTCAAGTGCTGTTTGAAGGCCGGAATATTTTTGAACAGCCGGCCAGGGACTTGGACCGATTTCGTAATCAGAAAATCGGCTTTGTCTTTCAATTTCATCATTTGCTTCCGGAATTTACCGCCCTGGAAAACACCATGATGCCCTTATTGATAGCCAGGGACAGCAAGCAAGGGGCGCAGGAAAAGGCCGAAGATATTTTGGCCCAATTGGGACTCAAAGACCGTTTGTCACACAGGATCGGAGAACTTTCCGGCGGGGAACAACAACGGGTAGCCATTGCCCGATCCTTAATTAAATCTCCCCAACTCATCCTGGCCGATGAGCCGACGGGAAATTTAGATCGAAAAACAGGGGAACAGATTATCGAATTATTCCTTCAACTCAATCAGGAAAAAGGGGTGACTTTTTTGATGGTTACCCACAACCTGGATTTGTCAAAACGATTCAGACGAAATGTGGAAATTGTGGATGGGAAGGCCAATGAAATCCTTACCGAATAA